The genomic stretch GTCCTGCGCCACTCCTGCGCCACCCACATGCTCGACCACGGCGCCGACATCCGCACCGTCCAGACGATGCTGGGCCACGCCTCGATCGCCACCACCCAGGTGTACACGAAGGTGTCGACCGAGCGGCTCTTCGCCGCCTACCGGGCCGCCCACCCCCGGGCGACGCTGTGACCCACCCGAAATCTCGACAGAAGTGGTGGCTATAACGCCATCTGTGTCGAAGTTTCGGGGTGTCCGTCGGTTCGCAGCGAGAGTGGCTCGCTACTCGGCGTGTCTCGCCGGAAGTCGCGACGTGGCCGTCCCGTCATTGCCGGTCGGACGCATCTGCCCTGCTCAGAGGCCTGTTCTTGCGGCTTGGCGACACTTCGGACGTGCATCGGCCCCGTCCGGTACCCTTCCTCGGGTGCCGGACAGAACCTTGCTCTCGACGTTGCGCGGCCGCCTCGTGGCCGAGAGCGAGCGACTCCGCGCCCAGATCGTGGCCCTGGGCGGCGAGGGCGAGCTGTCCTACGACGAGAACTTCGCCGACTCCGGTCAGGTCGCCGCCGAGCAGGGGGAGAACAAGGCGTTGCTCAACCAGCTGCGCGAGCAGTTGGCCGACACGGAGCACGCCCTCGCCAAGTTCGACGCCAGCACCTACGGCGTGTGCGAGCGCTGCGGCAACCCCATCGCGGAGGCCCGTCTCGAGGCGATGCCGGCCACCCGCTACTGCATCGAACACGCCTGAGGGCCTCCAG from Acidimicrobiales bacterium encodes the following:
- a CDS encoding TraR/DksA C4-type zinc finger protein is translated as MPDRTLLSTLRGRLVAESERLRAQIVALGGEGELSYDENFADSGQVAAEQGENKALLNQLREQLADTEHALAKFDASTYGVCERCGNPIAEARLEAMPATRYCIEHA